From the Ciona intestinalis chromosome 2, KH, whole genome shotgun sequence genome, one window contains:
- the LOC100185916 gene encoding VWFA and cache domain-containing protein 1 isoform X2, translated as MRYLFISTTILFYLIILADAQDLKPNVSVLATYFSSLMKDTLGVEILQKKINNLQFERQRRNGTEFLNQVSTILSSTILERVTALQNLQAEVLSSFQGQEQSWTPCCKYDMEQLRINVNYKTKVDTDNMCEIISPTSPPFIQSLSSDVLSAMKLNHQQVPDIKWQYVANEQGVMTVYPSHKIPNCTSIDPRFRPWYTETAWPKPKRFLILLDSSRSMENTFNSKPMIDIARELIDILLETLRPNDKISAIGFRHEALRSQGCFRNQLAFASETNKEKLRSFLRNITPMGESSYTVAFQSAFQLLEQDYIKYKNKSDTEKYVILLISDGQPKEAYGRMQDVYSIIEQQNLKINNSVSIFSYAIGRNADVGILKNLSQVSNHAPSQKGHVFAINEVSDVRETISTLNHASNNLSYNDEPIFSSPYIDVGGLGLIFTVALPIHKPDGDGLYGVVAIDLAIQDVFKEVMYFNNDDGSYIFIIDNNGRVVYHPFLPNPTQLSNSINFFDINQLERSALVVEVVESMKRGGSGNKSTVLNQVLPVGNAVHTTQVNVDLFWKPITGTKFSICLVNVQDSQIILLQPEKISPWLNNHTTFQYHRLDLSSANGEEVCQRFYKTALVSKTSVLFAPRSFSSPFKYESQEETSALVQTYTTFFDELLSTTSSLQCDEVLTKHQDIVELFAPGVIADVMWSSFVDELWLQSGENHVSARFVGTSNGVDRIYPGTRLPKNIDVTTRIWYELAVAHPKLCVFSPPYRDAAGPGNVITISHAIVAKSSKTNKENVIGVVGIDFSLNHLYTILTTLYPNCKEDATIDSWYCILVDQRGNIVLHKDYVNDHEDNIQVKHIASDKELVTLLRDANFINRMRCLDLNKSIYRIWYTLHSNSSLDNTSPINGGECAKYFMEAVPNTNMFLVVRPNKDWCFNQGCNSPETLCSNNSGAFFGHTWQCPCSYPVGVDDCANTLLVDSNVPTCPPDRAQVIPFTECINEKIPKCVSTNCHLSKNASNCTGKVGCTWCYQSSDASSSLASPYCSETEDCYKGVEMARLPGYETKEICQDATASWQRTQTILACVGGCLLLVISFIIILRCLKSRRQTVKQNVDHAVYDQVSPSATPIAENVEQTNKVAPRAPQVIISVVDSDGSEILRKPVQLIQGGVTYGAQQKAANPEVMKNKNNPEESKNKRVDTVSDDTSIETENTRNSVASNDVEHIDSPGKRKRLSRADARSRENLSNLEGVEEKFPFDTKPYIPMKQITNELSNSQSSPTLINNKSYCSDL; from the exons ATGAGATATCTGTTTATATCAACAAcgattctattttatttaataatacttGCTGATGCGCAAGACTTAAAACCGAATGTCAGTGTCTTAGCTACTTACTTTTCATCGTTGATGAAGGATACTTTAGGTGTTGAAATACTtcag aaaaaaattaacaacctCCAGTTTGAGCGACAAAGGAGAAATGGTACTGAGTTTTTAAACCag GTTTCAACAATATTATCATCAACCATTTTGGAACGTGTAACTGCACTGCAGAATTTGCAAGCAGAAGTTTTATCTTCCTTTCAAGGTCAAGAGCAAAGTTGGACACCTTGTTGCAAGTATGACATGGAACAGTTGAGAATTAATGTCAACTATAAGACAAAA GTTGATACAGATAATATGTGTGAAATTATTTCCCCAACTTCCCCACCTTTCATTCAATCACTTTCATCTGATGTTTTATCTGCAATGAAATTAAACCATCAACAAGTTCCAGATATAAAATGGCAATACGTTGCAAACGAGCAGGGTGTTATGACTGTGTACCCGTCGCATAAAATCCCAAATTGCACTTCCATTGATCCTCGTTTCAG ACCATGGTACACAGAAACAGCATGGCCGAAGCCGAAacgttttcttattttattggATTCTTCTCGTTCAATGGAAAAcacatttaacagcaaaccAATGATAGATATTGCAAGAGAACTGATTGATATTCTGCTTGAAACACTCCGACCAAATGACAAG ATAAGTGCAATAGGTTTTCGTCATGAAGCTCTTCGCTCACAAGGTTGTTTTCGAAACCAACTAGCATTCGCTtctgaaacaaataaagaaaaattaagaAGTTTTCTGCGAAATATTACTCCGATGg GTGAGTCTTCATATACTGTCGCGTTTCAAAGTGCATTTCAGCTTCTTGAACAAgattatattaaatacaagAACAAGT CTGATACAGaaaagtatgttattttgcTCATCAGTGATGGACAACCTAAGGAAGCTTATGGTCGAATGCAAGATGTTTATTCAATTATTGAGCAAcaaaacttgaaaataaataattctgtaTCAATATTTTCTTATGCAATTGGTCGAAACG CTGATGTTGGGATATTGAAGAATTTATCGCAAGTTTCAAATCATGCTCCATCACAAAAAG GTCATGTATTTGCTATCAATGAAGTTAGTGATGTGCGGGAAACTATCAGCACGTTGAATCATGCTTCTAACAATTTATCTTACAACGACGAACCTATATTTTCATCACCTTATATTGATGTTGGGGGGCTAG GTTTAATCTTTACTGTCGCTTTGCCAATCCATAAACCAGATGGTGATGGTTTATATGGTGTGGTGGCAATTGATCTGGCGATTCAGGATGTATTTAAGGAAGTAATGTATTTCAATAATGATGATGGAtcttacatttttattatag ATAACAACGGACGTGTGGTTTATCATCCATTCTTACCAAACCCAACACAATTATCCAATTCCATTAATTTCTTTGATATTAACCAATTGGAAAGAAGTGCTCTAGTTGTTGAAGTTGTAGAGTCAATGAAACGCGGAGGTTCTGGAAATAAATCAACTGTTTTAAATCAAGTGTTACCTGTGGGTAATGCTGTGCACACAACACAG gtAAATGTAGATCTGTTTTGGAAGCCAATCACTGGGACAAAGTTTTCAATTTGCTTGGTTAACGTACAAGATAGCCAGATTATTCTGTTACAACCTGAGAAGATCTCACCATGGTTGAACAATCATACCACATTTCAATACCACCGACTCGATCTATCCAGTGCTAATGGTGAAGAAGTTTGTCAACGATTTTATAAG ACGGCACTTGTATCAAAAACTTCTGTTCTTTTCGCGCCTCGGTCATTCAGCTCTCCCTTTAAATATGAATCACAAGAAGAAACATCTGCATTGGTACAAACATACACAACATTCTTTGATGAATTACTAAGCACTACATCAAGTTTGCAATGTGAtgaagttttaacaaaacaccaaGACATAGTCG aacTGTTTGCTCCGGGAGTTATAGCTGATGTTATGTGGTCTTCATTTGTCGACGAATTATGGTTGCAATCAGGTGAAAACCACGTCTCCGCTAGATTTGTTGGGACATCGAATGGAGTTGATAGAATATATCCAGGAACACGATTACCAAAGAATATTGATGTTACTACTAGAATTTG GTACGAATTAGCAGTTGCGCATCCAAAACTTTGTGTGTTTTCTCCTCCTTACCGGGATGCAGCTGGTCCCGGGAATGTTATAACAATAAGTCATGCAATTGTAGCAAAGTCATCCAAA acaaataaagaaaacgTTATTGGAGTGGTTGGTATTGACTTTTCATTAAATCATCTGTACACCATACTTACAACATTATATCCCAATTGCAAAGAAGATGCAAC GATTGATTCTTGGTATTGTATATTAGTTGATCAAAGAGGTAACATCGTCCTACATAAAGATTATGTGAACGATCATGAAGATAATATACAAGTAAAGCACATTGCAA GTGATAAGGAACTTGTTACACTGCTTAGAGATGCCAACTTTATAAATCGAATGAGATGTcttgatttaaacaaaagcaTTTACCGAATATGGTACACACTACACTCCAACTCAAGTCTCGACAACACCAGCCCcat AAATGGTGGCGAATGTGCAAAATATTTCATGGAAGCAGTCCCCAACACCAATATGTTCCTTGTTGTTCGGCCAAATAAAGATTGGTGCTTCAATCAAGGTTGCAATTCACCAGAAAcg TTGTGTAGCAACAATAGTGGTGCTTTCTTTGGTCATACATGGCAGTGTCCATGCAGCTACCCAGTCGGGGTGGATGATTGCGCCAATACATTACTG GTTGATTCCAATGTTCCTACCTGTCCTCCTGATAGAGCACAAGTAATACCATTTACTGAATGTATTAATGAGAAAATACCGAAATGTGTTTCCACCAATTGCCACTTATCG AAAAATGCATCCAATTGTACTGGAAAAGTCGGTTGCACTTGGTGTTATCAAAGCAGTGATGCATCATCCTCACTTGCCAGTCCCTACTGCTCGGAAACTGAAGATTGTTATAAGGGGGTTGAAATGGCACGGTTGCCGGGTTATG AAACGAAGGAGATATGTCAAGATGCAACAGCTAGTTGGCAGCGAACTCAAACTATCCTTGCATGCGTAGGAGGATGCTTGTTGCTGGTTatatcatttattattattttgcgcTGTTTAAAATCAAGGAGACAAACTGTGAAACAAAATGTCGATCATG CAGTTTATGATCAAGTGTCTCCATCTGCAACTCCCATCGCAGAAAATGTAGAACAGACGAACAAAGTCGCGCCCCGGGCACCACAAGTg ATAATATCAGTGGTGGATTCTGATGGATCCGAAATTCTACGGAAACCAGTTCAACTTATTCAAGGTGGAGTTACTTATGGAGCACAACAAAAAG CAGCTAATCCTGAAGTAatgaagaataaaaacaatcctGAAGAAAGCAAAAACAAGAGAGTGGATACTGTATCAGATGATACCTCCATTGAAACTGAAAACACACGCAACAGTGTTGCAAGTAACGATGTAGAACACATAGACAGTCCAGGAAAAAGGAAGAGATTATCCAGAGCAGATGCCCGTTCAAGGGAAAACCTTTCTAATCTAGAGGGAGTGGAAGAGAAGTTTCCTTTTGATACAAAGCCATACAttcctatgaaacaaataacCAATGAACTGAGTAACAGCCAGTCTTCACCAACCCTAATTAACAATAAGTCTTACTGTTCTGATTTGTAA
- the LOC100185916 gene encoding VWFA and cache domain-containing protein 1 isoform X6, with the protein MRYLFISTTILFYLIILADAQDLKPNVSVLATYFSSLMKDTLGVEILQKKINNLQFERQRRNGTEFLNQVSTILSSTILERVTALQNLQAEVLSSFQGQEQSWTPCCKYDMEQLRINVNYKTKVDTDNMCEIISPTSPPFIQSLSSDVLSAMKLNHQQVPDIKWQYVANEQGVMTVYPSHKIPNCTSIDPRFRPWYTETAWPKPKRFLILLDSSRSMENTFNSKPMIDIARELIDILLETLRPNDKISAIGFRHEALRSQGCFRNQLAFASETNKEKLRSFLRNITPMGESSYTVAFQSAFQLLEQDYIKYKNKSDTEKYVILLISDGQPKEAYGRMQDVYSIIEQQNLKINNSVSIFSYAIGRNADVGILKNLSQVSNHAPSQKGHVFAINEVSDVRETISTLNHASNNLSYNDEPIFSSPYIDVGGLGLIFTVALPIHKPDGDGLYGVVAIDLAIQDVFKEVMYFNNDDGSYIFIIDNNGRVVYHPFLPNPTQLSNSINFFDINQLERSALVVEVVESMKRGGSGNKSTVLNQVLPVGNAVHTTQVNVDLFWKPITGTKFSICLVNVQDSQIILLQPEKISPWLNNHTTFQYHRLDLSSANGEEVCQRFYKTALVSKTSVLFAPRSFSSPFKYESQEETSALVQTYTTFFDELLSTTSSLQCDEVLTKHQDIVELFAPGVIADVMWSSFVDELWLQSGENHVSARFVGTSNGVDRIYPGTRLPKNIDVTTRIWYELAVAHPKLCVFSPPYRDAAGPGNVITISHAIVAKSSKTNKENVIGVVGIDFSLNHLYTILTTLYPNCKEDATIDSWYCILVDQRGNIVLHKDYVNDHEDNIQVKHIASDKELVTLLRDANFINRMRCLDLNKSIYRIWYTLHSNSSLDNTSPINGGECAKYFMEAVPNTNMFLVVRPNKDWCFNQGCNSPETLCSNNSGAFFGHTWQCPCSYPVGVDDCANTLLVDSNVPTCPPDRAQVIPFTECINEKIPKCVSTNCHLSKNASNCTGKVGCTWCYQSSDASSSLASPYCSETEDCYKGVEMARLPGYETKEICQDATASWQRTQTILACVGGCLLLVISFIIILRCLKSRRQTVKQNVDHAVYDQVSPSATPIAENVEQTNKVAPRAPQVIISVVDSDGSEILRKPVQLIQGGVTYGAQQKANPEVMKNKNNPEESKNKRVDTVSDDTSIETENTRNSVASNDVEHIDSPGKRKRLSRADARSRENLSNLEGVEEKFPFDTKPYIPMKQITNELSNSQSSPTLINNKSYCSDL; encoded by the exons ATGAGATATCTGTTTATATCAACAAcgattctattttatttaataatacttGCTGATGCGCAAGACTTAAAACCGAATGTCAGTGTCTTAGCTACTTACTTTTCATCGTTGATGAAGGATACTTTAGGTGTTGAAATACTtcag aaaaaaattaacaacctCCAGTTTGAGCGACAAAGGAGAAATGGTACTGAGTTTTTAAACCag GTTTCAACAATATTATCATCAACCATTTTGGAACGTGTAACTGCACTGCAGAATTTGCAAGCAGAAGTTTTATCTTCCTTTCAAGGTCAAGAGCAAAGTTGGACACCTTGTTGCAAGTATGACATGGAACAGTTGAGAATTAATGTCAACTATAAGACAAAA GTTGATACAGATAATATGTGTGAAATTATTTCCCCAACTTCCCCACCTTTCATTCAATCACTTTCATCTGATGTTTTATCTGCAATGAAATTAAACCATCAACAAGTTCCAGATATAAAATGGCAATACGTTGCAAACGAGCAGGGTGTTATGACTGTGTACCCGTCGCATAAAATCCCAAATTGCACTTCCATTGATCCTCGTTTCAG ACCATGGTACACAGAAACAGCATGGCCGAAGCCGAAacgttttcttattttattggATTCTTCTCGTTCAATGGAAAAcacatttaacagcaaaccAATGATAGATATTGCAAGAGAACTGATTGATATTCTGCTTGAAACACTCCGACCAAATGACAAG ATAAGTGCAATAGGTTTTCGTCATGAAGCTCTTCGCTCACAAGGTTGTTTTCGAAACCAACTAGCATTCGCTtctgaaacaaataaagaaaaattaagaAGTTTTCTGCGAAATATTACTCCGATGg GTGAGTCTTCATATACTGTCGCGTTTCAAAGTGCATTTCAGCTTCTTGAACAAgattatattaaatacaagAACAAGT CTGATACAGaaaagtatgttattttgcTCATCAGTGATGGACAACCTAAGGAAGCTTATGGTCGAATGCAAGATGTTTATTCAATTATTGAGCAAcaaaacttgaaaataaataattctgtaTCAATATTTTCTTATGCAATTGGTCGAAACG CTGATGTTGGGATATTGAAGAATTTATCGCAAGTTTCAAATCATGCTCCATCACAAAAAG GTCATGTATTTGCTATCAATGAAGTTAGTGATGTGCGGGAAACTATCAGCACGTTGAATCATGCTTCTAACAATTTATCTTACAACGACGAACCTATATTTTCATCACCTTATATTGATGTTGGGGGGCTAG GTTTAATCTTTACTGTCGCTTTGCCAATCCATAAACCAGATGGTGATGGTTTATATGGTGTGGTGGCAATTGATCTGGCGATTCAGGATGTATTTAAGGAAGTAATGTATTTCAATAATGATGATGGAtcttacatttttattatag ATAACAACGGACGTGTGGTTTATCATCCATTCTTACCAAACCCAACACAATTATCCAATTCCATTAATTTCTTTGATATTAACCAATTGGAAAGAAGTGCTCTAGTTGTTGAAGTTGTAGAGTCAATGAAACGCGGAGGTTCTGGAAATAAATCAACTGTTTTAAATCAAGTGTTACCTGTGGGTAATGCTGTGCACACAACACAG gtAAATGTAGATCTGTTTTGGAAGCCAATCACTGGGACAAAGTTTTCAATTTGCTTGGTTAACGTACAAGATAGCCAGATTATTCTGTTACAACCTGAGAAGATCTCACCATGGTTGAACAATCATACCACATTTCAATACCACCGACTCGATCTATCCAGTGCTAATGGTGAAGAAGTTTGTCAACGATTTTATAAG ACGGCACTTGTATCAAAAACTTCTGTTCTTTTCGCGCCTCGGTCATTCAGCTCTCCCTTTAAATATGAATCACAAGAAGAAACATCTGCATTGGTACAAACATACACAACATTCTTTGATGAATTACTAAGCACTACATCAAGTTTGCAATGTGAtgaagttttaacaaaacaccaaGACATAGTCG aacTGTTTGCTCCGGGAGTTATAGCTGATGTTATGTGGTCTTCATTTGTCGACGAATTATGGTTGCAATCAGGTGAAAACCACGTCTCCGCTAGATTTGTTGGGACATCGAATGGAGTTGATAGAATATATCCAGGAACACGATTACCAAAGAATATTGATGTTACTACTAGAATTTG GTACGAATTAGCAGTTGCGCATCCAAAACTTTGTGTGTTTTCTCCTCCTTACCGGGATGCAGCTGGTCCCGGGAATGTTATAACAATAAGTCATGCAATTGTAGCAAAGTCATCCAAA acaaataaagaaaacgTTATTGGAGTGGTTGGTATTGACTTTTCATTAAATCATCTGTACACCATACTTACAACATTATATCCCAATTGCAAAGAAGATGCAAC GATTGATTCTTGGTATTGTATATTAGTTGATCAAAGAGGTAACATCGTCCTACATAAAGATTATGTGAACGATCATGAAGATAATATACAAGTAAAGCACATTGCAA GTGATAAGGAACTTGTTACACTGCTTAGAGATGCCAACTTTATAAATCGAATGAGATGTcttgatttaaacaaaagcaTTTACCGAATATGGTACACACTACACTCCAACTCAAGTCTCGACAACACCAGCCCcat AAATGGTGGCGAATGTGCAAAATATTTCATGGAAGCAGTCCCCAACACCAATATGTTCCTTGTTGTTCGGCCAAATAAAGATTGGTGCTTCAATCAAGGTTGCAATTCACCAGAAAcg TTGTGTAGCAACAATAGTGGTGCTTTCTTTGGTCATACATGGCAGTGTCCATGCAGCTACCCAGTCGGGGTGGATGATTGCGCCAATACATTACTG GTTGATTCCAATGTTCCTACCTGTCCTCCTGATAGAGCACAAGTAATACCATTTACTGAATGTATTAATGAGAAAATACCGAAATGTGTTTCCACCAATTGCCACTTATCG AAAAATGCATCCAATTGTACTGGAAAAGTCGGTTGCACTTGGTGTTATCAAAGCAGTGATGCATCATCCTCACTTGCCAGTCCCTACTGCTCGGAAACTGAAGATTGTTATAAGGGGGTTGAAATGGCACGGTTGCCGGGTTATG AAACGAAGGAGATATGTCAAGATGCAACAGCTAGTTGGCAGCGAACTCAAACTATCCTTGCATGCGTAGGAGGATGCTTGTTGCTGGTTatatcatttattattattttgcgcTGTTTAAAATCAAGGAGACAAACTGTGAAACAAAATGTCGATCATG CAGTTTATGATCAAGTGTCTCCATCTGCAACTCCCATCGCAGAAAATGTAGAACAGACGAACAAAGTCGCGCCCCGGGCACCACAAGTg ATAATATCAGTGGTGGATTCTGATGGATCCGAAATTCTACGGAAACCAGTTCAACTTATTCAAGGTGGAGTTACTTATGGAGCACAACAAAAAG CTAATCCTGAAGTAatgaagaataaaaacaatcctGAAGAAAGCAAAAACAAGAGAGTGGATACTGTATCAGATGATACCTCCATTGAAACTGAAAACACACGCAACAGTGTTGCAAGTAACGATGTAGAACACATAGACAGTCCAGGAAAAAGGAAGAGATTATCCAGAGCAGATGCCCGTTCAAGGGAAAACCTTTCTAATCTAGAGGGAGTGGAAGAGAAGTTTCCTTTTGATACAAAGCCATACAttcctatgaaacaaataacCAATGAACTGAGTAACAGCCAGTCTTCACCAACCCTAATTAACAATAAGTCTTACTGTTCTGATTTGTAA